In Apis mellifera strain DH4 linkage group LG10, Amel_HAv3.1, whole genome shotgun sequence, the genomic window CATTTCTgagaaacaatttcttttaataggCTGATGTATGGATTCAATAGAGACATGACTAACAAATTGTTCTCTTCTCTGATGAAACTGATACGACCAGACAAAATTGAGATCGATAACGCAACTGCGTCCTGGGCACTCGACATTCTTGGTTACACTGTGGAGAAACTTATGCTCGAGGTGAATAAtacttttcttccattttgtttatgaaattataactgCTCTGAATAGGTTATtatgtaaaacaaatatatggaaatatatagttgaaaaaatgaaagaaaatagaaaaattgtaagtAACTTggaaattaagataatttaatttcttctaattcttttctttctctttttgcaGTTGATGCAACCTTGCGACCTGTTGTTAGTGAGATGCGGTTGGTTGGGACAACTTTATAATTgtagtaaaattttcaaaatagtgAAGTCGAAGGAGGGTTTCTGTTGtggttttaattatcattctatCGATTACAAGTAaagtaatattgttaattttacatattattaatgaattaatttttactgttattaatatattattaatatattatgtttatcgattttaatgtttttcagtaataaattttcatggttaacaaattatatgGCTATTGACGACAAAGAAACGAATTCTTCCGATCTTTTACCAGGTGTTAGCCACGTTCTGGTAATActacttttgaaaaataaaaagtatcattaactcataaaaatttattatgcataatatttaaaatcaaaaatatactaatatgtataaaaaatcattttgagcaaagaaaaaatagataatagattaattattttatttcatttatcaaacaaaataaagattcttcaatttatattcttgaatCGATCATTatctgaaaatgaaataaattgaaattaattcttaatttaacgaTCCATTCTTCTCTttgctgaaaaaaatttataacttttccaataattatatcttcaataataaataatataaaaaatattaaacgaaattatatacctaaattttctcaaatttcagAATGTACCTGGAACAGGACGTGACATAGGTTTGGCAGTAGCGTTGAATATCGAtgctaaaaattataaaagttcgGTAAGACAATTTGTAGGCGCCACTATTTTGATCCACGATCCATTAGATTATCCGGATGTCGGTGCACAATCTGCGAGTTTGCAACCTGCCCATGTAATGTCGATGACACTTACAGGCACTAAAATAAAAAGCTCGAAAGATCTTCAGTATATACCTCTAATTAAAAGGATGTGCCTGTTTGACGATGAggtaaattaagaattttaaaaatatttgatcgaaaaatattattaaaaatatattaacatgatttttttttatgtttttagcTACCtgcagatataaattatacactaTACGATGGAGaccagaaatataattatcaaacgtGCATCTCGAAATgcttacaaaagaaaattcatggtTTTTGTGGATGTttgccctttttttttcctgatgATCGTaagtaatttatgtaaataattttcatcaaatgaataattacaaaaatattataggtttattattattatagatttattatagattcttaaaattaactgttaatacgaaaaaaaaaagaaaaaattgtatcttagagaaaagaatttaagaacgaaattattaacaataaatattaaaaattttttgttgagtcataaaatattcacaaaagaattcaaaatcttttaatgataatacaaaaataaatcatttctcattaaataattaataataataacacagaatttaacaatttaacgtGGAATTACAATACATattcaataatagaatttcttgattaaatatatcttttttattagaaataaaattattcttatgaattattatttgaattatcataGCTACGAATATTCATTGGTTATGTTAATAGATCCATACGAGCGCACTTGTTATTTGACGGATGTGGATTGCATTCTGGCTCGTAGGAGTAAgtaaataacgaatatttatttttctacagtAAACATTTTTGCGGTAATGAATTAAacaatttcgatataaaatcaaaataaaattgcaaaatataatctttttaatgtgattaaagcaaatttttattttcatttttcaaacagGAAATCTGTCGCAGATACAATCATTGCACATCAACGATTGCGATTGTCTTCCACAATGTAGCGACGTAAATTACGAAATAGTTACTGAATCGATACCAATGGACAGCACAGATTTTGATTCTGAAATAACGTAAGTTAATTAATGgagcaaaaattattataaaaaaataataactgaacgtttatcatataatatcaattatatcactctaaatatataacaattatggctataattgatattaaaattggtattattttaatttttaattcaactcatttaatagagaaataaatcatagaaatataaacaaattttttttcaattacgaTATAAAGCATAAAATGTGTTGATCGTTTACAGGCGTGGCTTAAACCTTAATAACACTTCGTTTCTGTACGCTTATTTTCGAGATGGCACGTATCTCGAGTACCGGAAGCAAAATATCTTAGGATGGGACAATCTTCTCGGTAAGAGGAAATAATTCCATATGTCttgcctttttttctttttttcgttggtTAATAGGGAATCGCGTCCAAGAGAATAAAGAAGAGTTAAACCTTCTTCGTGAAACGGAGCACGAGTTCTAGaagttcgattaaaaaaacaaaggcAGAGGATAAAGTTTACACGCGAGAACGAgggaattttctttgaaagttCGTGATTAAGATCGAGATTAagatgcgtatatatatatttttgaattatatttaatcgagattgtgatttaaatttaaaatatatctgtgattaaaatgtaaaagtatagcaatataaatttaacaagttagattaattataaaataaatttcagctTCCTTCGGAGGAATCTTTGGACTTTGCCTGGGTGGTTCGGTGATAAGTTTCgttgaattcttttattatttcataattgacTTTTTTTCCgttcgtaaaaagaaaaaagtaccaCCTGCCTCGAAATTATTCATCTCCGTCCCGATGAacgtaaatttgaaaaaatacgaTACGTCAACTCTGAATAAACGTATTTTCCTCGCATGGAATCAGCAACTTCCCAaacaaatttggaaaaattctgaTTATGAACTCAGTATGTATAAAGAGtgatctattaatttatttggatggacaataatttttagcaaaattcattttatttatatttttatacaacagaggataatttacatatatttattttaaatgttagaatgaaatgaaatataggtgcaaaattttaatagcgagtaaaaattatcttgtctatttaaattattaaaattggaatttgatctataaatttttcaaagagttataaaccaattaaaaataattttcattaattttataaattttctttattctgggatttatgtgtaaataatttcaaataaatttgaattaaatttgaaaaagtaatatacttttatgtaGAAGATCAAGATTTTCCtcgcaattaaaaaataattgtacaattttaattttttcatttcattctaatatagatatagattgatacatatattcatagatatttgatatatcattaaaaaattactaatcaGATGTATTCtagtatgaatataaaataatttttatttttaagaaatgtgagatagaataaaatatagcaataaaaaataataatgataaaaagttagaaatatttaacgttAGTACattcaaagttatttatttcgatatcacTGGACTCGACTCGTACCACGTATGAAACGTGGCTTTTGATGTTATTGCTTCCCTGCCTAGTTTTGCCAGTCAGAAGATGCTTCAAATGTGAATGAAAACGTTGGCTTAGCAAACAGTAGAGCACAAAATTGGCCGAACTCGATATCGCGTTCAAAAGAGTAGCGTACATGCGAAATctgttcaaatattaatgtaaatttaaatataattaataatatattattaaattttataatattattcaatcaagaatatttaaagtacAATAACAttgattcattataattatttagataagaTAATGCACAATGTAttgatgtattaataatattgttaatgatacattgcgttaattttgtagaaaatgttataagatagaaacattataataaaatatcacaagAAACAAtactattgaaaatttcaatttacaaaatgAGCTAATATAAAAGTCAAAAACTTGaccaaattatcaaataacaaataaaatacatcatttgatttaagaattgaaagttttgatgttgaaattaaatattttttagaaaatggaGTTGATCTTGATTTCTGAGTAACTTAAgcaaataatacaaaagataTCATGAAAATgttcttgaaattaatttctagtAATAGAAATAGtagattttagaaagaaaagaaaaaaaagaaagaaatgttagagaaagtaaatttaaaaaatatattgtatacaaaaaacaatgaaacttccaatttttttaaattttttttcaagatttgactcgaataaaaaatgataaatgagatctcattgtaataataattgcataacTCACACTTAATGTTATTCAAAGGCAATACTCACGTCTCCATATAATATTCAGAGACTTTTGTCGGATCTCCACCATAAAGAAGCGTCAAAGCACTGAGTCGTGATGCCAAATGAGTTGGCACCTCGCCGACAAGGAATACGAACACGATGCCAACCATCATCACGTTCATTCGTGCCTGATTCTgaaaaacaacaattttttacgattgaatgcattctataattaactataatatGCATCGGAATAATGTATACGAGGGAAACTCGTATATCGTAAAcgtaaatcgataaaatatggATCCACATCTGTTCAATGAACGTGTAACAATCTAATTTTGATGATGACTATGACGACATTTGTGTTTATAGATCTTCTTCAAGTGATGAGTAAAATTAAGCCTTGTTCATATTGGTCGATTTACTTAAAgtctaattaatttgttaatttgttaaaataaagttaataataaataaagacaaattaattaaaataattatgcataATAATCTCAAAGCAAAAATATAGCAATGAAAAAGTTATTGAAAGTTTCAAGAACTTCAAAAAACATGatgttttgtaaaataatgatatcataattttattagtaatataagatgaaaatatgatttaatgatatattcaaaattttataattgcaaatattgtgacgatgaattttaaattcgctGTTTCAACTTAGatcaataagttttttttaagtatatttaattaactaaaCTTGTAACAAAGAATCGaagaacttttttaaaaaattgtattgatcaaataaagcaataaattCACATTCATAAAGTTATCAATGTGATTAATTaatgtgataaaataaagCGATTAATattgaacgaaatatttttatagacaaAATAGTAAAAACTATGTAAATctcatttattgataaattttaaacaatgctTGATTTATCGAGCATAAACTTTTGTAGAACAGACAATTCCTGTTGTCTGTACTACTATTAAACATTCCTTCGAGCTGtgcaaatatcttaaattaaagcATCCAATCACAATGTGTATTCAAAGtcgtatatttaatacattttttagcATAAAAACTGATAGTGGaaatttctacaaatataCTAAGTTTACATATGATGCGAGCAAATTTTAGATGATTCGTGAAAtatatgaagatatatatttataagtagtcgtatatatgtacataagtGGTGGATTATAAATAACTATGTCGAATCACCTGTTCTAATTCAATTTGACATGgagattaatgatatattaagaaCAACTATATTTTCGAATCAATCTAAGATAAGGTAATTattcatagaaatattatatcattttatttatatcccttgtaaaattaaaatttcatatcatgaaaaaaagtcgacttataaatcattttcattcgtATACCTTCAGACGATTTCCTTCCCGTATATTTTTGTACCGCAACACCAATTGCCTTCGTTTCAAGATTTTTCTGATTGAATGACACATGATTATATTCGCCACCAACAAGAGAACAGTGGGTATCAAACCATGCAATACGAATTGTAACCAGTTTTGAAGATTGTACAACCTGTAAAttcattctaaattttattctcgctTGCTTTAAGATTTAGAAGGAGAATAATGTTTGATTGaatggaattaatatttaaattatatttcaaaaaaataatagaaatatgtgtatatatatatatagcaattcTAATCGATCTTCTAGAGCAAAAATAATAACggaaaaaatctattattaaaaatgtcttttgacaaatttttaatttccattctctcatattatattttattactcacCACGAATGAAAGAAACTCGTTGTAACCAAATCTCCTTGTGCGTTGTAGGTGTAAATCAAACAATACGGTACGTTAAGCAAAATGGCGAGACAACTGGAGAAAATCATCAATTTTCTCGCCGTTCTATAATCGCAAAACTTTGGTGGTCTGCACCTTGGCATGCTATCGATCGAAAAGCCAAGACCTTGTTAAACTTCCATCTTATCGTTAAGTATCGTAAAAAGGTGAATAGCGATGATTAACGTTTAGGACGATCGAGTTTGCAAgtaattataagttttaagaaggtaagaaaaagtaaattacgAGATCTTGGAAGATGGTTACGAAACACGTAAATATCGATGATAAACGAGTGTCAAGAGAAAGAGTTACAaagcagaaaaaaataattgtatttaattgatgatttatcaatttcatttttaacgtattaattaatattttagaaatttttaattgttgattACCTAAAAACAATGGCCAGCCTGTCGACAGTGACACACATGGTGGCCCAAACTGTGATGTTGGATGAAACGGAGGCAACAGGTAAATAGACAAACGCGTCAAACTCCAACCATCCGTTTTTACACCAAAAGACACCTCTTGCTAAACCGGAAAACACGAGCATGGAACAAGTGACGAGATCGGAGGCGGCAAAAActgtaaattcaattttattctctattcAATGTTTGTCGGATAAACAATGGttactttttcttaattttcttaattttagaaaacttcaaatttgaaatcgtACATGTCGAgtttggaataaatatttgcttCATTTAAATGTTcgtattcaatatttcaaaatttataagacgtgtaatgtaattttacaaatatcgaatgtcgaaaatttaattaatctctttttaaatcgTGACAAAAGTATacgatttaattatcgatttcaGAATTAATTCTGTTTGTGAAAACTGGGTCAAATTTAAACCACgtggaaatttcaatttaaaatcatttaaatccaATCttcaattatgttttttttcttttttcttcccaataatatatatattaaataaataaatatgaaatttaacaaaaaattatatatataattataaattattataaattatcgatttttataaaatttaataatatttaataattttcgaaaaaaatatgtttcaatacactttaattaaataattaaaacgttgcaaacgtatttataataaaaattattaaactttttgtaCGCTATAGTGAAAAATTTACTAATCATTTTAAcaatttgcatataaaaaaatattaaaatgaaatgataaaatatagattaatcaaaattttaattttcaacaaatatttaaatcgcaaaatgattaaaaaaatatattttttcaacaaagaCAATACGAatcgaatagaatagaattccAATAAAGTGAAAATGGTCTTTTTTACACACGACACCAAAACACGACttcttaaagataaatttgaaattggatGAAGGGAAGCGAAGTAATTCGATTTCACAGTGATTTCGTATGCTTTTTCATCTGATTAGAAACTAGATCTGACCTCTCAAGTATGTGAATATCGATTCCTTGAAATTCTCGTTAAAGAGAacatagataattaaaatatttccaatgatTCCGAGGACCGAGATTATAGGAATCGCGATGCTGTATACGATTATACTGTGAAGAGTTGGTTCCACTACCCATAGACTAATGCCATCGAAAATTATCCCTTGGCTCATTGATCTATCAATgacataaaatcattaattagaataaaataatgaatttttataaaatgattattgctACCctgttaatataaatcaaatataattttaatataatttcaaaatatagaaacTTAGGCTTTTCAAGAGTTTGAAAATAGATatgttttttcataaaataaagacctttcataaataattttataaaattaatcgtttataataattaaatatgtaaacacTACTTTaggcaaagaaaaattaatagaatgtggaaaatttgtttaaagatgataaaatGAGAATGATAATCATattgaaaatgcaaaattaaatatcaaataaatataatcatgtatttattttatgaaatagtaggattttttttttaaatatataaaaactacaaaaaaatataaaagtttatatattaagaGAACATTTGTTAtctcaattaatttcaaaaaagatgaaatttattttaaaaatatttcttttatagcgGTACGTatcaaaataacttttttcttatatgcactctatgaaaaaatacgataaatatttttcaccatTTCACGCTACGATAGTTAAACAAATCATTGCAAATAGCGAATACTTGCCTCTTACAAATTACTATCATTTGTTCACTGAAATTCGTACCGTGGGAagttaacattatttttatttctcgttggATTAGATAGCACGAGAACTTTTAAGACATTCTCTGCAATATCGAGAAAATGgtggttaataataaaaagaaaaatataaataaaagaagagagctggaaaacgaaacgagataGAATCGTATCTAAGTAGGAATCGAATATCTTTCCTGTTTAATCGTGATTAAacgaactttttctttttcgtaaaCCCGGATAAAGTATTCTTGTCACTAGAAAAAGCTTATATTATAAGAGAGATACTTTAATATTCCGTTTTATATGAAACAGTAGTGTAAAGTAGAGAAATTCTTACAGGAAtaaaacgattaataaattgttgatgTTTTTcggtaaaagataaatttataccgagtaaaaaaaatattttatattctaaaattattaattgttactattatatatttactttaatcatatatattatatattattattattattatttatatttattaaataattaaaatatacgtgttaaataattttatggattaattaaagaaaaattcaacgtttatgaatttttaaaatattttcactctatcattcttatttataagacatttttttctcaaaatattcatacatttGTCTTCTCATAtcacgattaattaatcttcaaaAACTTTCACCAATCAAATCTTTGATCTTGgtaggaaaaataattcactgTATTGCGATTCgtgatgatttaaatttatcgttccaattagataagttaaaaaatttttctcataaatttaaataataataataatataatcgagttttttttcatttcttttaatcgattCACTTTGacttttcacaaaatatttctcgtttcaCGAATTTCACTGTTTACACGTGCAATTTGATTGCGAAGATGGATGCGCGCTTATTTTGATTTGATCGAGTGAACGAATACCAAGTATTTGAACCAAGCGGAAACGAAAGTTTTAGTGGTTTCGACAGATAAATGTCTGATAATAGATACGCAAATATCCTGAACatgaggaatttttttaatatttattgaattgtgCGTCATTGGAATCGGCTATCGGTGTTTCAAGGAAAATTTACAACGTGTGCAAACAAAgatgaaacaataaaatggatttaatacgcgataataataattatatcaagatTTCTCCATGGTGAATTATCCGATCAGAGTGaactagaaattattttactatttttatacgtaaatatatatataagatatattttacaaattgaaaaatttcatgagGATTTTCATCGTGAGATTCTTGTAATAATCCaagcaaattttataatcttcaaaccaaatatttctaaagttttctaatattattaaaattctattttaaaacgtGAAACAAAATCAAATCTTGGAAGATGAATTTCACCCCTTCAAAGAGATTTCAACTTGACAAATTTACATAcagaaaatttcaagaaaatcaggattaatttttaattaaatcaatatcccTTCGAGATAATGTTCCAATACTTTGATGAACCTTCTGTAGCTCGAATTGGAAACAAAGATCCATCGAACATCCGAAActtctttcgaatcgatcgatgaattttattaagcgACAGTGAGCTTGTCTTAATCATTTTGAAGCGTTAACGAACGAGCTTTTGATGTATCCATGGTAACAACCGCGATAACGGTTATCGATCCTTCACGGTCCTCGGTCGCCTTCTGTCACTCtcgtaacaataaattaataacaggaAAATTTCGTATATACGTAGGCATACAATACCCCTGCTGATATTGTCGGCAGGCAAttggaatgaaataatttcgtttccgGAAATCCACTTTGATAATGAATGAGCAATTTGCTCGTTCAACCCTATTTGTTACTATTCGATAAAAACCTTATTTCATCTTCTTATCCATTATTATCGGTTAttacgtttttcttcttctatgacTTCCATTCTATCTTGATTTGTCGGTTATTGTGTATATTAGGTCAaggaattaaataagattgcaaatttacttatatttcttATCCTCTGGGATAAATAGCTTGatgaagaattaagaaaaatagggAAATTTCAGTACTAGTACTaactatttgtttttattcattgaattattaattttatctcgttcaatcgattattgatttattttcttttttctcattttgtgATACATTTTTCATGTCGTTAATCAGGTTTAGCTCTTATAGTAAAATGAGATTTGaggaatttataattcatattcatcaaaagaataaaaaatattttttttatttatttttaattaattcgtttaaattatttatttatttgtattaggataggataaatttgtataataagatTTACATCATTTCAGAatgtagatatttaaaaatacttagtaataacattttctttgctgtataatataattagatttcttgtgtgaaatttatttatttaatttaacataatatatctgTTGATGTTTAAAAGCTCAACAAAATTGACAGAGcaaaattattgatacaaaatttaaattttgaatgaagtATCATTCTACTATATTAATCAAAggtaaatcttgaaaattactattaaacgATACCAGGAATTCAGGATTTACAAAGCAACGTAACGACAAATACGACTAATTAGAAGTCCTTTAATTAGTTTCCTCTAATTTATTTGTGTTGAAGCGATTCCCTTCAtcccttaataataataatattttactatgtgattagttattattaaaagaataaataatcacTAATTCGatgatgttaaaattaattaaaataaataaataaaaaatgaaataaaaagtataaaagaaattttgaaagaatatttcattatttaaataaaatgatagaaagtaacagaaaataaagtatacaattattttaattatttctaggttttatttgttattattcttcataaaataaatttttttttctctcttcttcaaaATTCTGTAATAAAAGATAccgaatttttagaatattcaatgaattatattaaaaattattacttctttttataatcgattttgACTTGATCCATgtcaaaatcaattattaatttcgattcatAGTGCAAACAATCCTTGTCGAATACCAAGGTTGTAACATTCAATGTCATCGTTTGATACATGAAGCTGTGAGATGATTGTATTATTCAGCTTTACAGTTAATTATCACTACGTGTAAATTCATATCATTTGACATTGCATATACAATAGAATATCTCATAGTCAAACTCCCATTATTCAAATACTTCAGACACCTTGTTATCAGACATCTAAAGGTTCTATTTAATGCACAGTGATTGCACATTTGATCCAtttgaaaacatttatatcgatattattctttaatatcgttatgataaaatttaaaaaacaagaaattgtaataaacaatgcaattattaaattaagacattagaaaatttatattcaaacatATGTATTGTTTTgttatagaaatgaaatattataattatatttaaaatacggaTATAAGATAgtatattgttgaaaaattattaaaattcttttaataaatttaaaaataattttttactacaggtccttatttttttattaaatttctttcataggTAAGATTATAGTTCACGgtttataagtttttatctttatatttttatctttatatataagtttattgtCCAAAGAGAAATAACAGAgtagtaaaattttagaacCGGCAagactataaatttaaatatataaaaagctgGTGAGTAAAATACTTAAAAGCAATATTTaagtttatcgaataaaatgcTTGAATATTTTCCTtgctaatatttgaaatttctaatttattggGTCGAAAATGTGTATATGTTAGTTCACGtgataaaactataaattattgaagaaatttttccaataaatatctaaataaaaaaataaaatgtaaaattatctcatttaataatcaattaataaataaatttaaaattaattccatgtataaataaaaaaattgcatgcaaaattaatttcatgtataaaacatttaaataattacttctcTTATcactgaaataatattttttatatatcttttcacaCAAGTACCAAGTACTTACAATCAATCTAATcatagtaattattttattggtcATAGTGGTTTCTGATCTCATTGGAAATGGAACAATATAACCAATCAcactttccatttatttttattttcaaattctgtttattaattaaataaaagaaaacgatcCTGATAGTTTTTCGATCCTCCCGCTATCTTCATCGGGATAGGTGTCGCTGACACACTTTCTCTTTCGACATGTTAAGTGACGTCTAAAGATAGGATTCCATTGTCTTGAAAGCGGGTCTCTTTCTCCGAAGTCGAACTCTCGAAAGGGCCACTGATCTATGAATAGGTCTTTCCCGGCTCTTCCTTACTCCTCTTATAATCCTCC contains:
- the LOC724767 gene encoding pickpocket protein 28 isoform X3 produces the protein MNSKCQNARNVYKKKLRKGITICNNNKVYKPHADKIAQKLLMYGFNRDMTNKLFSSLMKLIRPDKIEIDNATASWALDILGYTVEKLMLELMQPCDLLLVRCGWLGQLYNCSKIFKIVKSKEGFCCGFNYHSIDYNNKFSWLTNYMAIDDKETNSSDLLPGVSHVLNVPGTGRDIGLAVALNIDAKNYKSSVRQFVGATILIHDPLDYPDVGAQSASLQPAHVMSMTLTGTKIKSSKDLQYIPLIKRMCLFDDELPADINYTLYDGDQKYNYQTCISKCLQKKIHGFCGCLPFFFPDDHPYERTCYLTDVDCILARRRNLSQIQSLHINDCDCLPQCSDVNYEIVTESIPMDSTDFDSEITRGLNLNNTSFLYAYFRDGTYLEYRKQNILGWDNLLASFGGIFGLCLGGSVISFVEFFYYFIIDFFSVRKKKKVPPASKLFISVPMNVNLKKYDTSTLNKRIFLAWNQQLPKQIWKNSDYELKTFVGSPP
- the LOC724767 gene encoding sodium channel protein Nach isoform X1; the protein is MNSKCQNARNVYKKKLRKGCLSKFAQTINSFFRNYCENTALHGFRYIIIGKTTFHKIIWLTICVAAIIFCAIMMLRLSMYYLNNPTVTIIDTSNPIKELHFPGITICNNNKVYKPHADKIAQKLLMYGFNRDMTNKLFSSLMKLIRPDKIEIDNATASWALDILGYTVEKLMLELMQPCDLLLVRCGWLGQLYNCSKIFKIVKSKEGFCCGFNYHSIDYNNKFSWLTNYMAIDDKETNSSDLLPGVSHVLNVPGTGRDIGLAVALNIDAKNYKSSVRQFVGATILIHDPLDYPDVGAQSASLQPAHVMSMTLTGTKIKSSKDLQYIPLIKRMCLFDDELPADINYTLYDGDQKYNYQTCISKCLQKKIHGFCGCLPFFFPDDHPYERTCYLTDVDCILARRRNLSQIQSLHINDCDCLPQCSDVNYEIVTESIPMDSTDFDSEITRGLNLNNTSFLYAYFRDGTYLEYRKQNILGWDNLLASFGGIFGLCLGGSVISFVEFFYYFIIDFFSVRKKKKVPPASKLFISVPMNVNLKKYDTSTLNKRIFLAWNQQLPKQIWKNSDYELKTFVGSPP
- the LOC724767 gene encoding sodium channel protein Nach isoform X2 — encoded protein: MNSKCQNARNVYKKKLRKGCLSKFAQTINSFFRNYCENTALHGFRYIIIGKTTFHKIIWLTICVAAIIFCAIMMLRLSMYYLNNPTVTIIDTSNPIKELHFPGITICNNNKVYKPHADKIAQKLLMYGFNRDMTNKLFSSLMKLIRPDKIEIDNATASWALDILGYTVEKLMLELMQPCDLLLVRCGWLGQLYNCSKIFKIVKSKEGFCCGFNYHSIDYNNKFSWLTNYMAIDDKETNSSDLLPGVSHVLNVPGTGRDIGLAVALNIDAKNYKSSVRQFVGATILIHDPLDYPDVGAQSASLQPAHVMSMTLTGTKIKSSKDLQYIPLIKRMCLFDDELPADINYTLYDGDQKYNYQTCISKCLQKKIHGFCGCLPFFFPDDHPYERTCYLTDVDCILARRRNLSQIQSLHINDCDCLPQCSDVNYEIVTESIPMDSTDFDSEITRGLNLNNTSFLYAYFRDGTYLEYRKQNILGWDNLLGNRVQENKEELNLLRETEHEF
- the LOC102655521 gene encoding G-protein coupled receptor 54 → MSQGIIFDGISLWVVEPTLHSIIVYSIAIPIISVLGIIGNILIIYVLFNENFKESIFTYLRVFAASDLVTCSMLVFSGLARGVFWCKNGWLEFDAFVYLPVASVSSNITVWATMCVTVDRLAIVFSMPRCRPPKFCDYRTARKLMIFSSCLAILLNVPYCLIYTYNAQGDLVTTSFFHSWLYNLQNWLQFVLHGLIPTVLLLVANIIMCHSIRKILKRRQLVLRYKNIREGNRLKNQARMNVMMVGIVFVFLVGEVPTHLASRLSALTLLYGGDPTKVSEYYMETFRMYATLLNAISSSANFVLYCLLSQRFHSHLKHLLTGKTRQGSNNIKSHVSYVVRVESSDIEINNFECTNVKYF